One Rosa chinensis cultivar Old Blush chromosome 3, RchiOBHm-V2, whole genome shotgun sequence DNA window includes the following coding sequences:
- the LOC112192381 gene encoding uncharacterized protein LOC112192381 gives MWPAAAGVRSPITSKPSGNPQNPKPSSEETPSSNPFNFNGAGSDGPSCPNVRSRSARPRPRLAKHRRKQDANAGSRTGPAETAGPEVNPFCSVSGGAATSVFNQFSFPSGGGGFVFGATLSGVDERAQVNSGDGREFGEVESVSAKQDDPLGPSSCGERRECDTDQSGNGIFECDQNHSAPNLSAENGESAECVEKLGDFGCGSEVGRSEYCENEGKSGNDSSGIGFVFGSGWSNSSSDLNSGKNDSSGNVEKLVDEVGRKMRVESDTEFEKVKVNSFEFHTEERWSSDKVHDEGIFVFGSSGKKGSSLTDSKVANCQDEVKSSDEGDCKSNSNSRNDNLSSDFSSKCNLVSETSEVTCGDNHKSTDHVVFGSESNTAGTTSGISSSTEFTFQAGLGDSVDAGQFPECQINKPNAAAGPCSFSSIGLGIQLNGCVSEAASAGGVKGKDESSFTSSPDGFGVCFEDFNTPLRFPACLKENLFPEINKSNISMKGRSVRDKGSRKTRGRLKKPSLSKQWPAQDNVPKESSSQENPVSPGCGSPMDFSPYEETTVADPHSRESSTMSNDTFHIVSNTAPCGSNATVPIGPNGDEGEFAAKGDQIYGKATDENSRYHGERIFVDNCFSKGSGSGAETPCFSSNGISHAGKDSEDVRADNGVNLESQEQDCGTPCFASGLKNMERKTFTFVASSSAEGSPIVARRLPRRVKNKKKVGSNTFVITPSPNVQFGGSDQFTPHSSTPLSFDAVGKSEPHEQVTKVHIPSTEATHETCEKWRIRGNKAYRNKDFSKAEDFYTQGIVSVPSSERSGSCLRPLLLCYSNRAATRMYMGRIREALGDCMMATALDPNFLKVQMRAANFHLLLGEVENAQRYFNNCLESGTGVCLDRRIVIDSADGIQKAQKVAEYTNRSAKLLEQRTTDAALSALEIVSEALSISEYSEKLLEMKAEALCLLRRYEEAIQLCEQSMYFAEKNFSSLNSVVNMDTAGCEDHPYARLWRWFFISKSYFHLGRFQAALDLLEKLEQVGSIKDRYASKNLESSISLAVTIRELLSHKDAGNEAFRSGRYTEAVEHYTVALSRNIGSRPFSAICLCNRAAAHQALGQITDAIADCSLAIALDGHYVKAVSRRATLHEMIRDYGQAASDLQRLISVLENQSGDKAKEPTSQGSSNGRTQELRNSYRRMPLMEQEAKKGIPLNFYLILGIKSSDTSSDIKKAYRKAALKHHPDKAGQFLARSESGDEGQLWKEISLEVHKDADRLFKMIGEAYAVLSDPNKRSEYDLEEDIRKSAKESKERGVYRKSSDFQSPRRSSYRKPDFYSSPFERSSYCRNSRESWKTYGDSYSRW, from the exons ATGTGGCCGGCGGCGGCGGGCGTCCGGTCCCCGATTACCTCTAAACCCTCCGGCAATCctcaaaaccctaaaccttcATCGGAGGAGACGCCTTCATCTAACCCCTTCAATTTCAATGGTGCTGGTTCCGACGGTCCGTCGTGTCCAAATGTGCGGTCACGATCAGCTCGGCCGCGGCCGAGGTTGGCGAAGCACAGGAGGAAGCAGGATGCGAATGCGGGGTCGAGAACTGGGCCGGCTGAGACGGCTGGGCCGGAGGTCAACCCGTTTTGCTCGGTAAGTGGTGGTGCTGCTACTAGTGTTTTTAATCAGTTCAGTTTTCCGAGTGGTGGTGGGGGTTTTGTGTTTGGCGCTACATTGAGTGGTGTTGATGAGCGGGCTCAGGTGAACAGTGGGGATGGTAGAGAGTTCGGTGAGGTTGAGAGTGTGAGTGCTAAGCAGGATGATCCTCTGGGGCCGAGTTCGTGTGGGGAGAGGAGAGAATGTGACACTGATCAAAGTGGAAACGGGATATTCGAGTGTGATCAGAATCATTCAGCTCCGAATTTGAGTGCCGAAAATGGAGAATCGGCAGAATGTGTTGAGAAACTCGGTGATTTTGGGTGTGGTTCAGAGGTAGGACGGAGTGAATATTGTGAAAATGAGGGGAAGTCAGGTAATGACTCTAGTGGTATTGGTTTTGTGTTCGGTTCCGGTTGGTCTAATTCAAGTTCAGATTTGAATTCAGGAAAGAATGACTCTAGTGGAAATGTGGAAAAATTGGTTGATGAAGTTGGCAGGAAGATGAGAGTAGAGAGTGACACCGAGTTTGAGAAAGTGAAAGTTAATTCTTTCGAATTTCATACTGAGGAGCGTTGGAGCTCAGACAAGGTTCATGATGAGGGCATTTTTGTATTTGGAAGCAGCGGTAAGAAAGGTTCCAGTTTGACGGATTCCAAGGTAGCTAATTGTCAAGACGAGGTGAAATCAAGTGATGAAGGAGATTGCAAGTCCAATTCAAACAGTCGGAATGATAATCTGAGTTCTGATTTCAGTAGCAAGTGTAATCTTGTATCTGAAACTAGTGAGGTAACTTGTGGAGATAATCATAAAAGTACTGACCATGTTGTATTTGGAAGCGAAAGTAACACGGCTGGTACCACCAGTGGGATTTCTAGTTCCACTGAGTTTACATTTCAGGCAGGACTTGGTGATAGTGTTGATGCAGGCCAGTTTCCTGAGTGTCAAATTAATAAACCCAATGCAGCTGCTGGCCCATGTTCATTCTCATCAATTGGTCTCGGTATCCAACTAAATGGTTGTGTTTCTGAAGCAGCTTCTGCGGGTGGAGTAAAAGGTAAAGATGAAAGTAGCTTTACTAGCTCTCCAGATGGATTTGGAGTGTGCTTTGAGGACTTCAACACTCCATTGCGGTTTCCTGCTTGCCTCAAAGAAAATCTATTTcctgaaataaataaatcaaacatCAGTATGAAGGGTAGATCGGTTAGGGACAAGGGAtcaaggaaaacaaggggaAGGTTGAAGAAACCTTCTCTGAGTAAGCAATGGCCAGCGCAAGATAATGTTCCCAAGGAAAGTAGTTCCCAAGAAAACCCAGTCTCACCTGGATGTGGCTCACCCATGGATTTCTCTCCATATGAGGAAACTACAGTTGCTGATCCACATTCGAGGGAATCTTCTACAATGTCTAATGACACCTTCCACATAGTCAGTAATACTGCACCTTGTGGCTCCAATGCAACAGTTCCCATTGGACCTAATGGTGATGAGGGAGAATTTGCCGCTAAAGGTGATCAGATATATGGTAAGGCCACTGACGAGAATTCTAGGTATCATGGTGAAAGAATATTTGTTGACAATTGTTTCTCCAAAGGGTCTGGTTCTGGAGCTGAAACTCCCTGCTTTAGCTCCAATGGTATCAGTCATGCTGGTAAGGATTCAGAAGACGTTAGAGCTGATAATGGTGTGAATTTAGAAAGTCAAGAACAGGATTGTGGAACACCGTGTTTTGCTTCTGGTTTgaaaaatatggagaggaaaacATTTACCTTTGTTGCATCATCTTCTGCAGAAGGAAGTCCAATAGTGGCAAGGCGTCTTCCGCGCAGAgtgaaaaataagaagaaagttGGTTCTAATACGTTTGTTATAACTCCAAGTCCAAATGTTCAGTTTGGAGGTTCTGACCAATTTACACCCCACTCTAGCACACCATTGTCTTTTGATGCAGTAGGAAAATCTGAGCCCCATGAACAAGTAACGAAAGTGCATATCCCTTCTACTGAGGCTACTCATGAGACTTGTGAGAAGTGGCGAATTAG GGGCAACAAAGCTTATAGGAACAAAGACTTTTCAAAAGCTGAAGACTTTTACACACAGGGAATAGTTTCTGTACCTTCAAGTGAAAGATCGGGAAGCTGCCTTAGGCCTCTTTTACTATGCTATAGCAATCGTGCAGCAACAAGGATGTATATGGGAAGGATAAGGGAAGCTTTAGGGGACTGCATGATGGCCACTGCACTAGACCCCAACTTTCTCAAAGTTCAAATGAGAGCTGCAAA TTTCCATCTTCTTCTCGGCGAAGTTGAAAATGCCCAACGGTACTTTAATAATTGCTTGGAATCCGGAACTGGTGTGTGTTTGGATCGGAGAATTGTAATTGATTCTGCTGATGGCATACAAAAGGCTCAG AAAGTGGCTGAGTATACGAATCGCTCTGCCAAGCTTCTGGAACAGAGAACTACAGATGCAGCTCTCAGTGCCTTGGAAATTGTTTCTGAGGCCTTGTCTATTAGTGAATACTCGGAAAAGTTACTTGAAATGAAGGCAGAGGCTTTGTGTTTG TTGAGGAGATATGAAGAGGCAATTCAACTGTGTGAACAGAGTATGTATTTTGCTGAGAAGAACTTTTCTTCGCTGAACAGTGTAGTAAATATGGATACTGCTGGATGTGAAGATCATCCATATGCTAGGTTGTGGAGGTGGTTCTTCATATCCAAATCTTACTTTCATTTGGGAAGGTTTCAGGCAGCTCTTGATTTACTTGAGAAGCTAGAGCAAGTGGGATCTATCAAAGACAG GTATGCGAGTAAGAATCTGGAATCATCAATTTCATTAGCTGTCACCATACGTGAACTGTTAAGCCACAAG GATGCAGGGAATGAAGCATTTAGATCAGGAAGATATACAGAAGCAGTGGAGCATTATACTGTTGCTTTATCTCGCAATATTGGATCTCGGCCATTTTCtgcaatctgtttgtgcaaccGTGCTGCAGCACACCAAGCTTTGGGTCAAATTACTGATGCCATTGCTGACTGCAGTCTTGCAATAGCTCTTGATGGACATTATGTTAAG GCAGTTTCTAGAAGAGCTACCTTACATGAGATGATACGGGACTATGGACAGGCTGCTAGCGATCTCCAAAGACTTATTTCTGTACTGGAAAACCAATCTGGTGACAAGGCCAAAGAACCTACCTCACAAGGTAGCTCCAATGGCCGTACACAAGAATTACGGAACTCTTATCGACGTATGCCTTTAATGGAACAAGAAGCTAAGAAAGGAATCCCCTTGAATTTTTACCTCATTCT GGGAATTAAATCATCTGACACAAGTTCTGACATTAAGAAGGCATACCGTAAGGCTGCTCTCAAGCATCATCCCGACAAG GCTGGTCAGTTCTTGGCAAGAAGTGAGAGTGGAGATGAAGGGCAACTCTGGAAAGAAATCTCTCTCGAGGTTCACAAGGATGCTGACAGACTCTTTAAAATGATCGGAGAGGCATATGCAGTACTTTCAGATCCCAACAAG CGCTCAGAATATGATCTTGAGGAAGACATAAGAAAATCAGCAAAGGAAAGCAAGGAACGTGGCGTCTACAGAAAGTCTTCAGATTTTCAGAGTCCTAGACGCAGCAGCTATAGAAAACCAGATTTTTATAGCTCTCCATTCGAGAGAAGCTCATATTGTCGGAACAGTAGGGAGAGTTGGAAGACATATGGAGATTCGTATTCACGATGGTAA